The Brasilonema sennae CENA114 genome includes a region encoding these proteins:
- a CDS encoding class I SAM-dependent methyltransferase produces the protein MSKTTLKPYVQKSTTVNHCYCRACGSTLKHTFVDLGMSPLCESYVTPEQLNQMERFYPLHVYVCDRCFLVQLQEYVSPQDIFSEYAYFSSYSDSWLEHAKNYTEKVIGRFGLNTSSQVVEIASNDGYLLQYFVSRGIPVLGIEPAANIAQVAKTKGISTVVKFFGKNTASELAAVGKQADLLAANNVLAHVPDINDFVAGAKILLKPKGVITMEFPHLMRLIEENQFDTIYHEHFSYLSLLTVEKIFAEHGLAIFDVEELSTHGGSLRIYACHAEDNSKSISQQVIELRAREETAGFNNIEHYFSFAKKVKETKFKLLEFLISAKRKGKSIAGYGAPGKGNTLLNYCGIREDFIDYTVDRNPYKQGKFLPGTHIPIFHPDKIQETKPDYLLILPWNLKNEIMSQMSFVRDWGCQFVVPIPEVNVYP, from the coding sequence ATGAGTAAAACAACTTTAAAGCCTTACGTACAGAAGAGTACAACCGTGAATCATTGCTACTGTCGAGCCTGTGGGTCAACATTAAAGCATACCTTTGTTGATTTGGGAATGTCACCGCTTTGTGAAAGCTATGTGACACCTGAACAGCTAAACCAAATGGAGCGTTTCTATCCGCTGCACGTGTATGTGTGCGATCGCTGTTTTTTGGTTCAACTTCAGGAATATGTCAGTCCGCAGGATATCTTCAGCGAGTATGCTTACTTTTCGTCTTACTCTGACTCCTGGCTAGAACACGCCAAGAATTATACTGAAAAAGTTATAGGTCGCTTTGGGTTGAATACTTCAAGTCAAGTGGTAGAAATAGCTAGTAACGATGGCTACTTATTGCAATACTTTGTATCAAGAGGAATACCTGTTCTAGGTATAGAACCAGCGGCTAATATTGCTCAGGTAGCTAAAACAAAAGGCATTTCCACAGTTGTAAAGTTTTTTGGAAAAAACACAGCAAGTGAATTGGCTGCTGTTGGTAAGCAAGCCGATTTATTAGCGGCTAACAATGTACTGGCTCACGTACCTGATATAAACGATTTTGTCGCAGGAGCTAAAATTTTACTCAAGCCGAAAGGTGTGATAACTATGGAGTTTCCTCACTTAATGCGACTGATTGAGGAAAACCAGTTTGACACCATCTATCACGAACACTTCTCTTACTTGTCGTTACTGACAGTTGAAAAGATTTTTGCAGAGCACGGTTTAGCTATCTTTGATGTGGAAGAACTGTCAACTCACGGTGGTTCTCTGAGAATTTATGCTTGTCATGCAGAAGATAATTCTAAATCAATTAGTCAGCAGGTGATAGAGCTAAGAGCTAGGGAAGAGACGGCTGGGTTTAACAACATAGAACACTATTTTTCATTCGCCAAGAAAGTTAAGGAAACCAAGTTCAAACTTTTGGAATTTTTAATTTCGGCAAAACGAAAAGGCAAATCAATTGCTGGTTATGGTGCTCCTGGTAAAGGTAACACCCTTTTGAACTATTGTGGAATCAGAGAAGATTTCATCGATTACACGGTAGATCGCAACCCATACAAACAAGGCAAATTCTTACCAGGAACTCATATACCCATCTTTCATCCAGACAAGATTCAAGAAACAAAGCCAGACTATCTGCTGATTCTACCTTGGAATCTGAAAAATGAGATCATGTCGCAGATGTCATTTGTACGTGATTGGGGTTGTCAATTTGTCGTGCCAATTCCGGAAGTCAATGTGTATCCTTGA
- a CDS encoding glucose-1-phosphate cytidylyltransferase, producing MKVVLFCGGLGTRLREYSTNIPKPMVHIGYRPILWHVMKYYAHYGHKDFILCLGYKADVIKNYFLNYDECASNDFTLQQGGKKIKLVNSDIEDWNITFVDTGLNSNIGQRLQAIEEYLEGEEVFLANYSDGLTDLHLPDIIEDFYRHQKTASFICVKPSQSFHLVSMQENGLVTDIQDVKHAGIRINGGFFVFNKDIFKYMEPGEELVLEPFQRLMKLQQLVAYKYNGFWACMDTFKEQQQLDDMYCQSKAPWAVWKHLERKGKSLEYSPIHHIVNHSMPVSLA from the coding sequence ATGAAAGTGGTTTTATTTTGTGGTGGTTTAGGAACAAGACTAAGAGAATATTCTACCAATATTCCTAAGCCTATGGTTCATATTGGCTACCGACCAATTTTGTGGCATGTTATGAAATACTATGCCCACTACGGACACAAAGATTTTATTTTGTGTCTAGGTTATAAGGCAGACGTGATCAAGAATTATTTCCTCAATTATGATGAGTGTGCTTCCAATGATTTTACTTTGCAGCAAGGAGGTAAAAAAATAAAACTTGTCAATAGTGATATTGAGGATTGGAATATTACTTTTGTCGATACAGGATTGAATTCAAATATTGGTCAAAGATTGCAAGCGATTGAAGAATATTTAGAAGGAGAAGAGGTCTTTTTAGCGAATTACAGTGACGGTTTAACAGATTTACATCTACCTGACATTATCGAAGACTTTTATAGGCATCAGAAAACAGCTAGTTTTATCTGTGTAAAACCATCTCAAAGTTTTCATTTGGTTTCAATGCAAGAAAATGGTTTGGTAACGGATATCCAAGATGTAAAACATGCTGGTATTCGGATCAATGGAGGCTTCTTTGTATTTAATAAAGATATTTTTAAATATATGGAGCCTGGAGAAGAATTGGTTCTAGAACCATTTCAAAGATTAATGAAGTTACAACAGCTAGTGGCTTATAAATACAACGGTTTTTGGGCTTGTATGGATACTTTCAAAGAGCAACAGCAGTTAGATGACATGTATTGTCAAAGCAAGGCTCCTTGGGCAGTTTGGAAGCATCTTGAAAGAAAGGGAAAATCTTTGGAATATAGCCCGATTCACCATATTGTAAATCATTCAATGCCAGTGAGTTTAGCTTAA
- a CDS encoding PIG-L deacetylase family protein: protein MLKFDFERRSDLNYKVLCLGAHCDDIEIGCGGTILRLIEKYPNLIFYWVVFSSNVQREKEAYNSANKFLEKVQNKKILIQEFQDGFLPFLGSEVKQFFEQLKRDYNPDIIFTHYRHDLHQDHRLISDFTWNTFRNHLILEYEIPKYDGDLGNPNFFVHLNPENYQNKVKHILESFPSQNSKEWFTEETFLSLLRLRGMESNAPSKYAEGFYCRKVVF from the coding sequence ATGCTGAAATTTGATTTTGAGAGAAGAAGTGATCTAAATTACAAAGTTTTGTGTTTAGGTGCGCATTGCGATGATATCGAAATTGGTTGTGGAGGCACAATATTAAGATTAATAGAAAAGTACCCAAATCTGATATTTTATTGGGTTGTTTTTAGTTCAAATGTACAAAGAGAAAAGGAAGCTTATAACAGTGCAAATAAATTCTTAGAAAAAGTACAAAATAAAAAAATATTGATACAAGAATTTCAAGATGGTTTTTTGCCGTTCTTGGGAAGTGAAGTCAAACAATTTTTCGAGCAATTAAAGCGAGATTATAACCCAGATATCATTTTTACTCATTACCGCCATGATTTGCATCAAGATCATCGCTTAATTTCTGATTTTACTTGGAACACATTTAGAAATCATCTCATTCTAGAATATGAAATACCCAAGTACGATGGTGATTTAGGAAATCCTAATTTCTTTGTTCATTTAAATCCAGAGAATTACCAAAACAAAGTGAAGCATATTCTGGAAAGCTTTCCATCACAAAATAGCAAAGAATGGTTTACAGAAGAAACATTTTTATCTCTTCTCAGACTGCGAGGAATGGAATCTAATGCACCTAGTAAGTATGCTGAAGGTTTTTATTGTCGTAAAGTCGTTTTTTAG
- a CDS encoding DUF4910 domain-containing protein, with protein MNITDLKQKVNPNEVSHQMYQLISQLYPICRSITGNGFRETLHWISKHIELTKHEVPTGTQVFDWTVPREWNIKDAYIKNSKGEKIIDFKKSNLHVVNYSVPIHQKILLDELNKHLFTLPEHPDWIPYRTSYYKESWGFCLSHNQLLELEDEEYEVCIDSSLENGYLTYGEYYLKGDKPDEVLISCHACHPSLGNDNLSGIALSTFLAKYLSQINLSYSYRFLFIPGTIGSITWLSLNESQVQNIKHGLVLTCVGDSGKSTYKKSRRGDAEIDKAVTHVLKHSRQEHDIIDFFPYGYDERQFCSPAFNLPVGCFMRTPHSCYPEYHTSADNLDFVKPQSLADSFSKCLSTLHILENNKKYLNQNPKCEPQLGKRGLYGAIGGQTDTKITELAMLWVLNLSDGDHGLLDIADRAGMSFDFINKAANALLKHDLLIEKPE; from the coding sequence ATGAATATAACTGATCTTAAGCAGAAGGTTAACCCAAATGAAGTTAGCCACCAAATGTACCAGTTGATCTCGCAATTATATCCTATATGCCGTAGTATAACTGGCAATGGTTTTCGAGAAACGCTACATTGGATTTCAAAACATATTGAATTAACTAAGCATGAAGTTCCCACTGGTACTCAAGTCTTTGATTGGACAGTACCCAGAGAGTGGAATATTAAAGATGCCTATATTAAGAATTCAAAAGGAGAAAAAATTATAGACTTTAAGAAATCAAACTTGCATGTTGTTAACTACAGCGTGCCGATTCACCAAAAAATACTTTTAGATGAACTAAATAAACATCTATTTACCCTACCCGAACACCCTGATTGGATTCCTTATCGGACTTCTTATTATAAAGAAAGCTGGGGCTTTTGTCTAAGTCACAATCAACTCCTGGAACTAGAAGATGAAGAGTATGAGGTGTGCATTGATTCTTCCTTAGAGAATGGTTATCTGACATATGGCGAGTATTACCTCAAAGGAGACAAACCAGACGAAGTACTGATATCATGCCATGCTTGTCATCCATCACTTGGTAATGATAATCTGTCTGGGATTGCGCTCTCCACATTCTTGGCAAAATATCTCAGTCAAATAAACCTTTCATACTCTTATCGATTTCTCTTTATTCCAGGAACTATCGGTTCTATTACTTGGCTTTCTTTAAATGAAAGTCAGGTTCAGAATATTAAACACGGTTTAGTTTTAACTTGTGTAGGTGATTCCGGTAAGTCTACTTATAAAAAAAGTCGTAGAGGTGATGCTGAAATCGATAAAGCTGTAACTCATGTTTTAAAACATTCTCGTCAAGAACATGACATCATAGATTTCTTTCCTTATGGCTATGACGAACGACAGTTTTGTTCACCAGCATTTAACTTACCTGTTGGTTGTTTCATGAGAACACCTCATAGCTGTTATCCTGAATATCATACATCAGCAGACAATTTGGATTTTGTCAAACCCCAGTCCCTCGCTGATTCATTCTCCAAGTGCTTGTCAACTCTACATATTCTAGAAAACAACAAAAAATACTTAAACCAAAATCCAAAATGTGAACCGCAGTTGGGTAAAAGGGGTTTATATGGCGCAATTGGTGGACAGACGGATACAAAAATCACAGAACTAGCAATGTTGTGGGTTCTGAATTTGTCTGACGGCGATCATGGCTTACTGGATATTGCAGATAGAGCAGGTATGAGTTTTGACTTTATCAATAAAGCAGCAAACGCTCTGCTGAAACACGATTTATTAATAGAGAAACCCGAATAG
- a CDS encoding 5-(carboxyamino)imidazole ribonucleotide synthase: MKRVGVIGGGQLAWMMADAAKKLGVELVVQTPSPNDPAVSISAKDNVFAAIDDANATAELAKKSDVITFENEFVDIEALSKLAEQGVCFRPRLEALAPLLDKYHQRCYLRDLGLPVPRFVAIEQDWNTTAEVIFASEIGFPTVLKARRHGYDGQGTFIIKDIESLKQKLEVYSTKELETQPNSFLLEEFIPFERELAVIAARYVSGEVCTFPVVETQQEEQVCRRAIAPACVSSQVAVEIDKIARTLLNSLDAVGVFGIEFFLTPDGKVLVNEVAPRTHNSGHFSIDACETSQFEQHLRAVCGMQLGNTTMICPGAVMVNLLGYEISESDYITKRQQIEQIPQAHVHWYGKTESRPGRKLGHVTVLLDTQSRDQAIVIARSIESIWYPHQAC, encoded by the coding sequence ATGAAGCGTGTTGGTGTTATTGGTGGCGGACAATTAGCGTGGATGATGGCAGATGCTGCAAAGAAGTTAGGAGTTGAATTAGTTGTGCAAACTCCTAGCCCCAACGATCCAGCTGTATCCATATCAGCTAAGGATAACGTTTTCGCTGCAATTGATGACGCTAACGCCACGGCTGAATTAGCCAAAAAAAGCGATGTCATTACCTTTGAGAACGAATTTGTTGATATTGAAGCTTTATCAAAGTTAGCAGAACAAGGCGTTTGTTTTCGTCCTAGACTGGAGGCATTGGCTCCCCTGTTAGATAAATATCACCAACGCTGCTATTTACGGGACTTGGGTTTACCTGTTCCTCGGTTTGTCGCCATAGAACAAGATTGGAATACAACTGCAGAAGTTATCTTCGCCTCCGAAATTGGTTTTCCTACAGTTTTGAAAGCCCGCCGCCATGGTTATGATGGTCAAGGGACTTTTATCATTAAGGATATAGAAAGTTTAAAGCAAAAATTAGAAGTGTATAGCACAAAAGAGCTTGAAACTCAACCGAATAGTTTCTTATTAGAAGAATTTATTCCGTTTGAACGGGAATTAGCCGTGATTGCGGCGCGTTATGTGAGTGGTGAGGTTTGTACTTTCCCAGTCGTAGAGACTCAGCAGGAAGAACAAGTGTGTCGGCGAGCGATCGCACCCGCTTGTGTTTCATCACAGGTGGCTGTTGAAATAGACAAGATTGCCCGTACTTTACTCAATAGTCTAGATGCAGTGGGAGTTTTTGGTATAGAGTTCTTTCTGACGCCTGATGGCAAGGTGCTGGTTAATGAAGTCGCACCCCGCACCCACAATTCCGGACATTTCTCGATTGATGCTTGCGAAACTTCTCAATTTGAGCAGCATCTACGGGCAGTTTGTGGTATGCAGTTGGGTAACACAACCATGATTTGCCCTGGTGCTGTGATGGTTAACCTTTTGGGGTATGAAATTTCTGAAAGTGACTATATCACCAAGCGCCAGCAAATAGAGCAGATTCCCCAAGCGCATGTCCACTGGTACGGAAAAACCGAATCTCGTCCTGGGCGCAAACTGGGACACGTTACGGTTTTGCTAGATACTCAAAGTCGGGATCAAGCGATTGTCATCGCCCGAAGTATAGAATCTATCTGGTATCCTCATCAAGCCTGCTAG
- a CDS encoding M16 family metallopeptidase, whose amino-acid sequence MFPASVFKLDNGLTLIHQEIATTPVVVADIWVRAGANFEPEPWFGMAHFLEHMIFKGTARVPPGVFDQKIENQGGLTNAATSYDYAHYSLTTASLHLEETLPYMGELLLNAAIPEDEFTRERDVVLEEIRQAHDDPDWIGFHALLSSVYQHHPYGRSILGSEEELMKQSPEIMRSFHRAHYQPENMTVVIVGSVAAESALKLANQTFVNSAEHCCDCPQKKEVAKPVIPGIRRHELSLPRLEVARLLMAWIGPGVEQLDTCCGLDLLSVLLAQGRTSRLVRDLREEQQLVQGICSHFSLQQDSSLFTITAWLEPKDVERVESLIRLHLQDLIDNGIREQEIKRAQRLLCNDFAFSTETPNQLAGLYGYYNTIAQAELAVAYPSQIQFFDAKQLQKLAQEYLSPNHYVVTVLKPS is encoded by the coding sequence GTGTTTCCAGCGTCTGTTTTCAAACTAGACAATGGTTTAACCTTAATTCATCAAGAAATTGCCACAACCCCTGTTGTTGTGGCAGATATTTGGGTACGTGCAGGTGCTAACTTTGAGCCAGAACCGTGGTTTGGTATGGCTCACTTTCTGGAACACATGATTTTTAAAGGTACTGCAAGGGTACCGCCAGGGGTATTTGATCAAAAGATTGAAAATCAGGGTGGGCTAACCAATGCGGCGACAAGCTACGACTACGCTCATTATTCTCTCACGACAGCTTCCCTACATTTAGAAGAGACTTTGCCTTACATGGGAGAGTTACTACTAAATGCAGCAATACCAGAGGATGAATTTACCCGTGAACGAGATGTTGTGCTAGAGGAGATTCGTCAAGCACATGATGATCCAGATTGGATCGGATTTCACGCTCTACTCTCAAGTGTTTATCAACATCATCCTTACGGACGTTCCATATTAGGTAGTGAGGAAGAATTAATGAAGCAATCACCAGAGATTATGCGCTCTTTTCACCGTGCTCACTACCAACCAGAAAACATGACAGTGGTGATTGTTGGCTCAGTAGCTGCAGAATCTGCTTTAAAATTAGCGAACCAGACATTTGTTAATTCTGCTGAACATTGCTGTGACTGTCCTCAAAAAAAGGAGGTGGCGAAGCCGGTTATACCTGGAATTCGTCGTCACGAACTTTCTTTGCCTCGCCTAGAAGTGGCGCGGTTGTTAATGGCTTGGATTGGACCTGGAGTCGAACAGCTAGATACTTGTTGTGGATTGGATTTACTTTCTGTCTTATTGGCGCAAGGACGCACCTCTCGTCTAGTGCGTGATTTGAGAGAAGAGCAACAATTGGTACAGGGCATCTGTAGTCATTTTTCCTTACAACAAGACTCCAGTTTATTTACAATCACAGCTTGGTTAGAACCAAAAGATGTGGAACGTGTCGAATCCTTAATTCGTCTACATTTGCAAGATTTAATTGACAACGGAATCAGGGAACAGGAAATAAAGCGCGCTCAAAGACTCCTGTGTAATGACTTTGCATTTTCTACCGAAACACCAAATCAGCTTGCAGGACTTTATGGATACTACAACACGATTGCTCAAGCTGAATTAGCAGTGGCTTATCCGTCGCAAATTCAATTCTTTGATGCCAAACAACTGCAAAAACTAGCACAAGAGTATCTCTCACCCAATCATTACGTGGTTACAGTACTTAAACCCTCTTAG
- a CDS encoding M16 family metallopeptidase has product MTTSQQQSHIHRTVLNNGIVVLVVENPAADIIAARIFARAGSCYENPEQAGLAYLLSTVLTKGCNGLTSLEIAEQVESLGASLGADTASDYFLLSLKTVTSDFAQMFRLAARILRSPTFPEAEVELERRVALQDIRSQQEQPFTIAFDQLRDVMYQNHPYASSGLGNEATMSRLTRQDLVEYHQRHFRPENIVISIAGRITPENAIALVQEVFDDWQASPTQPLPKLNLPELNVEPQIKITPQQTQQSIVMLGYLGSSVRSSDYAALKLLSTYLGNGLSSRLFVELREKRGLAYEVSAFYPTRLSRASFVVYMGTAPDNTQVALSSLRQEVDLLFTRELDEDALQAAKNKILGQYALGKQTNAQIAQMYGWYEILGLGIDFDTDFQEAIASLRATDVRTAADRYLREPYVSLVGQERAVHSAILDFNS; this is encoded by the coding sequence ATGACAACATCGCAGCAACAATCCCATATCCACCGCACAGTATTGAACAATGGCATTGTAGTCTTGGTGGTAGAAAATCCGGCTGCAGATATTATTGCAGCACGAATTTTTGCCCGCGCTGGTAGCTGTTATGAGAACCCAGAACAAGCTGGGTTAGCATATTTGCTATCAACGGTGCTTACAAAAGGTTGTAATGGACTTACGAGTTTGGAAATTGCCGAACAAGTGGAGTCGCTGGGAGCAAGTTTGGGTGCAGACACTGCATCTGATTATTTTTTGCTTTCGTTGAAGACAGTCACCTCAGATTTTGCACAAATGTTTAGGTTGGCGGCACGAATTTTGCGATCGCCAACATTTCCAGAAGCAGAGGTAGAATTAGAACGGCGTGTTGCCTTACAAGATATTCGCTCACAACAAGAACAGCCGTTTACGATTGCCTTTGATCAACTCCGGGATGTTATGTATCAAAACCATCCTTATGCAAGCTCGGGATTAGGCAATGAAGCCACTATGAGTCGCTTAACTCGCCAAGACTTAGTGGAGTATCATCAGAGACATTTCCGTCCTGAGAATATCGTTATTAGTATTGCTGGACGCATCACACCAGAAAATGCGATCGCTCTTGTGCAAGAAGTTTTTGATGATTGGCAAGCATCCCCCACTCAGCCATTGCCAAAACTAAATTTACCAGAACTCAACGTTGAACCTCAAATCAAGATTACACCTCAACAAACCCAGCAATCTATCGTTATGCTAGGTTATTTGGGATCATCGGTGCGCTCAAGTGATTACGCAGCATTGAAGTTACTATCTACTTACTTGGGAAATGGTCTTTCCAGTCGCTTGTTTGTGGAACTGCGCGAAAAGCGTGGCTTGGCTTACGAGGTATCAGCTTTTTACCCAACACGACTCTCAAGAGCATCATTTGTCGTTTACATGGGTACAGCACCAGACAATACCCAAGTTGCTCTTTCTAGTTTGCGTCAGGAAGTTGATTTACTGTTCACTAGAGAATTAGACGAAGACGCACTCCAAGCAGCAAAAAACAAAATATTAGGACAATACGCCTTGGGCAAACAAACAAATGCCCAAATTGCTCAGATGTATGGCTGGTATGAAATTTTGGGACTGGGAATTGATTTTGATACAGATTTTCAGGAGGCGATCGCATCTTTACGTGCTACAGATGTCAGAACTGCTGCTGACCGATATTTACGGGAACCTTATGTGT